The Panicum hallii strain FIL2 chromosome 9, PHallii_v3.1, whole genome shotgun sequence genome has a window encoding:
- the LOC112878272 gene encoding serine/threonine-protein kinase SAPK3, with protein sequence MEERYEALKELGAGNFGVARLVRDKRTKELVAVKYIERGKKIDENVQREIINHQSLRHPNIVRFKEVCLTPTHLAIVMEYAAGGELFEKICTAGRFSEDESRYFFQQLISGVSYCHSMEICHRDLKLENTLLDGSPTPRVKICDFGYSKSALLHSKPKSTVGTPAYIAPEVLSRKEYDGKVADVWSCGVTLYVMLVGSYPFEDPEDPRNFRKTISRILGVQYSIPDYVRVSSDCRRLLSQIFVSDPSKRITIPEIKKHPWFLKNLPREISEWEKANYKDTEPAEPAQAVDEIMRIVQEAKTPGDMSKVVDPALLAEMAALESDEEEADAEDTY encoded by the exons ATGGAGGAGAGGTACGAGGCGCTGAAGGAGCTGGGAGCCGGTAACTTCGGGGTAGCCAGGCTGGTCAGGGATAAGCGGACCAAGGAGCTCGTCGCCGTCAAGTACATCGAGAGGGGCAAGAAG ATTGATGAGAATGTGCAGAGGGAGATCATCAATCACCAGTCGCTCCGGCACCCTAACATCGTTCGGTTCAAGGAG GTTTGTTTAACACCCACACATCTCGCCATTGTAATGGAATATGCTGCTGGTGGAGAGCTCTTCGAGAAAATCTGCACCGCGGGGAGATTCAGTGAAGATGAG TCCAGGTATTTCTTTCAGCAGCTGATATCAGGGGTCAGCTACTGCCATTCCATG GAAATTTGTCACCGTGATCTTAAACTTGAGAACACCCTCCTTGATGGGAGTCCAACACCTCGTGTGAAAATTTGTGACTTTGGTTACTCAAAG TCTGCCTTGCTGCACTCAAAACCAAAATCAACAGTTGGCACTCCAGCTTACATAGCGCCTGAGGTTCTTTCAAGAAAGGAGTATGATGGCAAG GTAGCAGATGTTTGGTCCTGCGGCGTGACACTGTATGTAATGCTCGTGGGATCATATCCATTTGAAGATCCCGAGGATCCAAGGAACTTCCGCAAAACGATCAGC AGAATTCTTGGCGTGCAATACTCCATCCCGGATTATGTGAGAGTGTCTTCAGACTGCAGACGCCTTCTGTCTCAAATTTTCGTCTCCGATCCTTCAAAG AGGATCACGATCCCGGAGATAAAGAAGCACCCGTGGTTCCTGAAGAACCTGCCGCGGGAGATCTCGGAGTGGGAGAAGGCCAACTACAAGGACACGGAGCCCGCCGAGCCGGCTCAGGCCGTGGACGAGATCATGCGGATCGTCCAGGAGGCCAAGACCCCCGGCGACATGTCCAAGGTGGTGGACCCGGCGCTGCTCGCCGAGATGGCCGCGCTGGAGAGCGACGAGGAAGAGGCCGACGCCGAGGACACCTACTGA